A segment of the Triticum urartu cultivar G1812 chromosome 1, Tu2.1, whole genome shotgun sequence genome:
CGGCCGTTCGGCCCCCAGGGCGCCAAAAAAGAACGGCCTGGGGGCGAGCCGGTGCTAGATCGGCCCCTGGGGTTCGTTTCTTCCCTGCCACGGTCCCAGGTGCCGCCCCCAAGGCGCCCCATATTCGAACTCCATCGTTCCCGCTCAAAGAAACAACAAACAAGCGATTATCGCAGTAGTTCGGCGATTCGGTGCCACAGTTCGGCGATCAAATAAAAGGACACATAGTAGTTCGGCGTACAGAAAAGGAAGGACGCGGAAGGAGTACATCAAACGTCGAGCTCAACCTCCGGCGGCGGCGTCGTCTGCGTACGCGGGCTGGAAGGAGTCGGCGCGGCTTCTGTGCTGCTGGGCGCGACAGAGGCATCGTCGGTGGGACTGGGTGTCGCGGAGGCATCGTCAACAGCCGCCGGGCTGGGCGACGGCGTCGGCATCGGCGTCGCCGGTATCTGATTCAGGATGAGGCTGCGCTCCGCCAAGAACCACGCCTTGAGCTTCTCGTCGCCACTCTGGAGAATGTCAGCGCCGCCCATCAAGAAGGCGAGGTCATTGTTACTCTTCTTCGCGTCTTGAGCTTTGAGTTTCGCGgcggccttcttcttcttcttcttcttcttcttcttcttcttcttcttgccttTCCTTGTCGGCGTTggttcctcctcctcctctcccccctCCTCCGGCTCTTCCTCGCCGTAGTCGAGCTCGTCGTCCATGTCACCGAGGTCAATCGAGCCATCCTGGGTAGTTAACCCGGGGGAAGCGGCGGCGCCAGCCGAGCCGGCTGCGATGATGTCCTCCATGTCGGCCTCCGTCGCGTCGGCGTCGTCGAGATACGTCGAGGATGCGGCTTGCGGGTAGAGGACGCGGAGAAGAGGTGGCGTCGGTGAGGCTGTGTAGTCCGGCAGCGAGTACGTGTACGGCGGGTACTGCACGCCGGCGAACGCGGGCGAGGGCGTGCGCTGGACAGGGCGCCCATGGGGGAAGGTGATGTTGGGGTTGAAGCCACCATGGGCGTCCCCATCGGCACAGCCCGGCGACGACGTGCTCCATGGGTGCGACGACGACGAGAACCTGGCCGGAGAGCCGACGCTTTGCTGGCTCTAGGCCGCGTACGAGTGCCCACCGGGTGGATTCATCATCGCCGCGCGCGCCGCCTCCGCTtgttccgccgccgccgcagccgcagCGTGCTCCGCTTTTTCCCTGGCCTTCTTGGCCCTGTTGGGCCTGTCGGCGGTGACGGCCTCCCGGCGCTCCACATCCTCCTTCCACTCGGCGTTGCTCATGCCAGGGGGCTTGGATAACGGCGCCCTCGGCTTCCTTTGCTTcggctgggcggcggcggcggctgtggGATCCGTCGCGGCGCGCGGCATCACgtacttcttcggcggcatggcggGCGGAAGGGTAGGGAGGAGGCGAGCGTTTGGCGGGAGGAATGGAGAAGAGAGGGGAGCCTAGGGGGGAAAGCGGGAGAAAACAGCGGGAAAAGGGCTTCAGTCACCGACAGAGCGGCCCCATGTCGCTTTTCACTTGTGCGGGCGCGCCCAGGCGGCACCCGGCCGCTTGGGTTCGGGGCGGGATCGCCGGCTCTATATTTCGCCCAAACCTGCGCTAAACGAGATCCTGGGGGTGCGACTGGGCCAATTTTCGGCCACCGACGCTAAAAAATCGCCgggagagggggggaggctgTTGGGGGCGcagttggagatgctcttagctgTGTAACTTTGATTACTAGTGTCTTGGCTTGCTTATTTAATTGATAATGCACCAGTTCTTTATTAGTTTGTGTAGTTAGTTTAGAATGATACTACCTTTAACAAGAAAAACTTCATTCTCCAATGCACGTGTGTTACTTCTGTATCTATTGGTTGTGGTGATAGGTTGTCCTACAGCGCTCAAACACCATGGCATAAAGATGTTGTAGTGGATTACGGGGCTGTTTGGTTCTAGGCCTAGCATTGTCATACTTTGCCACACGTTTTGGCCAAGCTTGCCTAAGATTAGTTCAGCAAAATGAGAGTCAAAAGTTGGCAAatctaagggaatcttgccacgcTTTTTATGTGCATGTCATGTGTGGCCCTATTGTGTCTTGCCTAAGGtatggcttgaaccaaacactcacctaaattggtcaaacttgcctaatcTTAAATGTGACAACCTTTGGCAAAATTAGTCACAAACTAAACAACACCTACAATTTATGTCCCCGTTTGGGTCATTTTCTCTGATAGGCTTCCTATTGTCGCTTGTCACACTTAGTTGCTACATTTTTGGCACCTTAATACCTTTGTAATAAGGTTGGCACGTACACATAGCTGATTACTTTCCATAACAAATTGAATTAGGTTTGGTACATTAGATTAATTAAGTTGGCACACGCTTACATACACGTGTCTCTAGATAGGGTTGTTAATGAGCCAAGCTTGAGCGTGTTCAAATATATTGCCCTATTCTCTCTTCATCGGTTCGAATTTTTTGATGTATTAACTGGAGCATGAATTCAATATGATATCAAACACAAGTGGTCTTGACTTATAAACCCTGACTAAATAAGCTTAGACTGAGAGGAGTGTTGAAATATATTGCCTGTTTCTTTTCATTAGTTCAGACTTTTGCATGAGTTACCTGGAGCTTGAATTCAACGGAGCTAATAATTAGCCGAGCTCGAGTGTGCCTGATCATTGGTATTCGAATTTGCCGCTGGGCTCGAGCTTTGCTGGAAAAAGCTTGCTCGGCTCGGAAAAGCTCCACGAAAGAAGATAAATGTTCACTCAAATAACAACATAGTTGTTACGGTTGTGTTAAATATTGTGTACAAgataggttacagttggacttgtagttgtattgtgtttacataggatgtggagtcgtgtcctagtaggacacttgtatcctaggcctctttTATATAGCGGGGgcagacacacgatgtaacctatgccaacataatagcacaggcgcgcaagggggagccggcggcgtgtgccgaCGCCCGGGTGGccgggtgcggtattgtgacggtgtcacggggaggagcgcccgtagtcaagccccgaggatgtagccatatcgatgaacctcgttaacaaatctcggtgtcgtgctcatgtgattgcttggtcctcggataATCGACGGTATGCCTTGAATTTATTCTAACAAGAGCTAGGTTGTTCGGAGGCTGCAGATTGTTGATGTAGAGGATGTATCAAGTTTGAGATGCAGTCGGTTGCGGCGTGGTTCTCGACGAGATTCAAAACAGTAATCAGAAAAGGCGGAGTTCTCGGCGGCGGTGCATGTGCTTGAGACGCGCGGCGATCAATCAGGCGAGCGTCAAGCGGCGCGTGCGAGTTGCGGCAGCAGCGATGCGGTTCAGCAGATGGAGtagcaagcggcggcggcggaatCGTATAGCGCCGAGATCGGTGCGTACAGCAGCGAAGACCCATGTTCAAGTCCAAGACGGCCACGCGCAAGTGCCAGGTGCATGCGTGGTGACCGAGCAGTGGATCAGCGTTGGATCAAGCGGTGGCCCATCAGGGTGCAGCGTGGTGGCCCATAATGCTGGGCTGATGGCAAGGTCCATGTTGGGCCACTGGGAGCAGCACGTACGTGAGGCTAGCTGACCAGGCTGAGGCTTGGTGCATGGCATGGGGGCGCTGCAGGGGGCTGCGCTGTGCGCTGGATACTAAGAGCTGCAGGCGCTTGCTCATAGAGGACGCGAGATTTGTTTGTGAAAAATATTGGCACAAAGACTAGTCGAAGCCGGGATGCTATcaggaagaaagaaagaagatAAGTCCAGGAGCTATATACGTGTAGTGTTCACACAGGAAGGCTGTGAGGGATTTTGCTTTGGTTTTCTTTGCTAGTACACTTTTGTGTATGGATGGCGTTGGATACGGTGACGATTTGAGGAGTCTGGAGTGTGTCGTGCAGTTGAAATAAGTTCGTCTGGGTCGGATTGGATAGTCTGACGGATCGACGTAAGTCGGTTGGTACAGAAGACGGTGATGGGATCGGCGACAGCGACATAGATGCGTGTTGctgatggtgaccgacttctgggcgtggaaacacgtggcgCAGGCCCCGAGGGCTTGTGtggcttcgacaagactatggcgTGGGGTTGATTCAAGATGGCGTATGCATGTGAGCTTGAAGTCGACGGGATGCGGGGGTGGACTGATCCtctaccatggagtcatgttgaaggtggagctggattgaGGGGCTATGGTGTAAGGATCCAGAGAATCGAAGCCTATTTTAGCCGAGGAAAAAAGCGAGTGACGTGCAGTTCGGACTGGagcccagtggtctgatggaagcgtgaaactcgtcatcggtcggtgatgattGATGAtactctgcagtgggggttgagtggtgtggtTTCTTTACCCTTGAGACTCGACCAGGATAGCGGAGACTCGACGCGGTAATAGCTGCGAGGCGTGGGGTGCGCACGGGACATGGAGACGGGCCAGGGCTCTGGTGGgcatacatgtggtgagacaactgcgaatttgactcggatgactacaagcaatggtgaaattccttcaagtttcagacaggGCGGTCAAGGAAGAGCGATGATGTTGAGTTCAGAtaactcttatgtgtgacacccaatatgtgagttgttcactttcacgcaggtcagtgatcagtgtgtgatgGCATTGGACTGATACTCTGAAAGTTGGGAGCACAAACTAGAGTGAcaaggaacttaattttgctcgagtgttgactgtggtcaagaaaaggagggactacaagttgcaggtggagtcacatggagtctttggagtagcagcggCACTCATGGGATAAGCTCAAGTTCAATGTACATGAAAGTTTGACACATGGACGAATTCAAGGTGatggagaatattcgccaaggtggagtttgttagggttgtgtcgaatattgtgtacaagaTAGGTTACACTTGGACTTatagttgtattgtgtttacataggatgtggagtcgtgtcctagtaggacacttgtatcctaggcctctttTATATAGCGGGGgcagacacacgatgtaacctatgccaacataatagcacaggcacGCGGGGAGCTGGCGGCGTGTGCCGACGCCCGGGCGGCCGGGGTGCGGTATTGTAATGGTATCGTgaggaggagcgcccgtagtcaggccccggggatgtagccatatcggtgaaccttattaacaaatctcggtgtcgtgcttgtgtgattgcttggtcctcgatAGATCAATGGTGGCCTCAGATTTATTCTAACAATAGTAAGCTGGATGACGGCGAGGTAGGCTCAAGTTCAGCTCTAACAAGTGCGTCTGCACTACAAGAAAATGACATTTAATCACATGTGAAATAAAGAAAGTTTAATACTTATCAAACTTTTCGAGCTCAATTTTAGGTTGATGCTCGGCTAGACTAGGACTCGAGCTGAGCTTGAATTGAGACATAAAACTTGAATAGGTTGGGGAGCTCGCACTTCCTGGAAATAAAAATAGTTTTGAAACGATACCACAGCTGCTGCCGTATACCAAGTGGGCAGTTGGCTTCCTTTGAATGTGCGTTTCTATGGTAGAGCTTGGATGTTGCTTCCTGACTCTCTTTTTAAggagttttttttctttctatttCTGTCTGAAGAAAGCTTTGTGATAAATAGTGTTACATTTATGTAGTCTGTGGGCGGCCAAAAGTCTCCGCCGCCCCGTTGGACCTCCCTTCTGGGCCCATTTGCGGGCCGAATCGACCGCCCGAGTCGCCTTCGGGCTTGATTTGGGTTGATTGTATAGTTTACTATGGGCCTAGAAGCGAAGTCGGGCATTTTTTTACTTAAATTTTTTCCCACATACCCGCGGCGTGTGCATGCGGGCACGTGCGTGTCCCACGAAAAAAAAACTACCAACACGTATTTCTATACATATCCCCGTCGGGCCGCCGGGCGGTCACTTTTTCAAAATATGACCATCATGTCCTTTGTTGTGAAGAGGTATCGACCAATCTCAGCCATCCTTGTATTCGGGGGAGGGGGGTCTACCGAAGCAGAAGCGTTGTCTATATCATTTACGGTTTGCAAGGAAAATAATTCTACAAGGTTGTATAGATACATGGCGACACTGAACAAAAACATTGAAATTACTGGTATCATGGCGTCAGGAACATTAAAAAAAATGTTCGTAAAGGACAGAGCATTGAAGAATAGAGAACATTGTTCATAATTAAAGGCAGTGTGCATCTCCGTGAGAGCGCTTGGTGCAGATTTCGAGATCACCTGGACCTAGTTGCCAAAACGAATATCCAGGAGTACATATTACTCACTCCGATCCATACTAATTGTCGCTGCTTTAATACAACTATGTACTCTCTCTGTCTCAAATTTCTTGTTTTatatttgtctaaatacggatgtaaccaatactaaaatgtgacttgtacatccgtatctagacaaatttaagacaagaattttgggacggaagGAGTACTAAAGTTCTACTACTGTTCTCTCAATACAAATGAGTAGGATACATATCATTGAAGAAAGCAAATTAAATGGAGGGAATAAAAGTAGAGATACATATCCTTCCATGCATCTGGGAGAAAATCAAAGCTTGGATGAAGCTGAAAGCGGATTATAAGTGAGGTGGGATTTTGCTAATTCACGGATGAAAGCGTCGGCGTGCTCCTGTATGACACAGATGGACTGCACGTTGTACTCGTCATTGCAAGGGACGCACGTTGCGCAGCTTGGCAGCGTCGTCCTTTTCTTGGTGTACTCCATCAATCTCGCCGGCGGCCCAAAACCAAAGTCAATCGCCTCCATGCCAAGGTTTCGCCAGCACGACATGAAGAAAAGATTGTACCCATCCAACTGCCGCAGCTCGTCGATCTTCGACTGGCCGGGCACCCGATCCTTGGCATGCTGGATCATCTTCACTAGCTCCATGAGGTCGCCGTTCGCCACGGCGCCACTGGTCGCCGTCACCAGCTGCGCGGTGACGCAGTTGCCGTAGAAGCCCTCCCTGGCAACCGCGTGCTTTCGCGCGTTTGCTGGGAAGGTGAGCACGGCGAGGGCCGACGGGTTGGACATGATTGCACGGGTTCGGCACTGCCACAGGACCGCGGCAACTGCCTCGAACACAGTGCATGGCCGGTGGTAATTCATGGTGTACGTGCTTTTGATGCGGTTGACCAAGCTTGATGGGACAGTAATGTCGAGGAACACCATTGGGGACGGCTGGAGCATGCCCAAAAATTGAACAAAGTTTGTGGAAAATGGAGGCAAGTCCAAAACGAGCGAATTCTTGGACCTCACCGGGATGACGGACGGCGACGGCAGCCCGCGGGCCAACTCTCCGATGGCCTGCATAAACTGCGCCATCCCGGTACCATCGCCGACGGCATGGTTCCACGTCACCCCCATGACGAACCCGCCACAAGTGAACACGGTCACCTGCATCAACACTAGTGGTTCAGTGTTGCTGAAACCCTCAGCCGCATGGAAGATGGCGAGCTCTTCTTGCAGCGACGAGTCACAGAACTCTGGGACGTCCTTGATGGCGCAGTTGGCAGAGGCGGCAACAAAGGAGACCCCCTCGCCGGTGCATTTGATGAAGAATTCGCCGGCTGTGTCGCCAGCGGCAAGGCGGCCGGCGAT
Coding sequences within it:
- the LOC125554505 gene encoding acyl transferase 15-like, coding for MSVVVISKSPPVLITPSEAIVTGEHINLSSYDEMFGGRSVTVFFIFESPIQDPMGTIKRGLSQTLVHYYPIAGRLAAGDTAGEFFIKCTGEGVSFVAASANCAIKDVPEFCDSSLQEELAIFHAAEGFSNTEPLVLMQVTVFTCGGFVMGVTWNHAVGDGTGMAQFMQAIGELARGLPSPSVIPVRSKNSLVLDLPPFSTNFVQFLGMLQPSPMVFLDITVPSSLVNRIKSTYTMNYHRPCTVFEAVAAVLWQCRTRAIMSNPSALAVLTFPANARKHAVAREGFYGNCVTAQLVTATSGAVANGDLMELVKMIQHAKDRVPGQSKIDELRQLDGYNLFFMSCWRNLGMEAIDFGFGPPARLMEYTKKRTTLPSCATCVPCNDEYNVQSICVIQEHADAFIRELAKSHLTYNPLSASSKL